A single window of Oncorhynchus keta strain PuntledgeMale-10-30-2019 chromosome 34, Oket_V2, whole genome shotgun sequence DNA harbors:
- the LOC118376301 gene encoding trypsinogen-like protein 3 yields MPVALPTRCTQLHEKCLVSGWGSTVPGQDEPNLILKCETQRVIDDKMCQTAFPLYWIEHRFCAKTIVSTDNCLSDQGSTVVCEGELKGLFWSGSSDVGLYTRLRLYLDWINDTMNEHPTPEPTPTPEPVWTTAAAATTW; encoded by the exons ATGCCCGTAGCCCTACCCACACGCTGCACTCAGCTCCACGAGAAGTGTCTGGTCAGCGGCTGGGGCTCCACCGTACCGGGACAGG ACGAGCCCAATCTAATCCTGAAGTGTGAAACACAGCGGGTCATTGATGACAAGATGTGCCAGACAGCCTTTCCCCTTTATTGGATTGAACACAGATTCTGTGCTAAAACCATCGTCTCAACAGACAACTGCCTG tCTGACCAGGGCAGTACTGTGGTGTGTGAGGGTGAGCTAAAGGGGTTGTTCTGGTCCGGTTCTTCTGACGTTGGTTTGTACACCCGCCTGCGCCTGTACCTTGACTGGATCAATGACACCATGAATGAACACCCTACACCTGAACCTACACCTACACCTGAACCTGTGTGGACCACCGCAGCAGCAGCCACAACATGGTGA